Proteins encoded together in one Synechococcus sp. A15-62 window:
- a CDS encoding DUF2752 domain-containing protein — MQRAGYLIPATLTGALWLKGLHPGLPGLGCPLRALTGVPCPTCFLTRATAAALTGDLSGSLQWHLFGPVVAVVLVLWSVVALQQRRLIPRGLPLWPLPLVGGGLISYWLLRLSTNGWPSG, encoded by the coding sequence TTGCAACGCGCGGGCTACCTGATACCCGCGACCCTGACCGGCGCGTTGTGGCTCAAGGGCCTTCATCCAGGCCTTCCAGGCCTTGGATGTCCGCTGAGGGCCCTCACCGGCGTGCCCTGCCCCACCTGCTTTCTCACCCGTGCAACTGCGGCAGCCCTCACCGGTGATCTGAGCGGATCACTGCAATGGCATCTCTTCGGCCCAGTTGTTGCCGTTGTGCTGGTGCTCTGGAGTGTGGTGGCCCTCCAGCAACGACGCCTCATCCCCAGGGGCCTGCCCCTCTGGCCCCTTCCGCTTGTTGGTGGAGGGTTGATCAGCTACTGGCTGCTGCGCCTGAGCACCAACGGCTGGCCCAGCGGCTGA
- the rsmH gene encoding 16S rRNA (cytosine(1402)-N(4))-methyltransferase RsmH: protein MPPFSHVPVLADAVLDAARQIPRPDGLLIDATLGGGGHSALLLEQHPGLRLIGLDQDATARAAAAERLASFGDRVSIVATNFADYVPPEPAVMVLADLGVSSPQLDVAERGFSFRLDGPLDMRMNAAGEGETAAELIDRLEENELADLIYGYGEERLSRRIARRIKADLKDKGSYDGTAALAYAVAGCYPPKARRGRIHPATRTFQALRIAVNDELGVLDRLLQQAPDWLEPEGLLGIISFHSLEDRRVKTAFLRDERLQRITRKPVVATEQEEEANPRSRSAKWRVAQRLVAA from the coding sequence GTGCCCCCCTTCAGCCATGTGCCCGTGCTGGCCGATGCGGTGCTGGATGCGGCCCGGCAGATTCCCCGTCCGGATGGCCTGTTGATCGATGCCACTCTCGGTGGCGGTGGCCACAGCGCTCTGTTGCTGGAACAGCATCCCGGCCTGCGATTGATCGGTTTGGACCAGGACGCCACGGCCCGGGCCGCGGCCGCGGAGCGTCTGGCCTCCTTTGGCGATCGCGTCTCGATCGTGGCCACCAACTTTGCCGATTACGTGCCGCCAGAGCCCGCTGTGATGGTTCTGGCGGATCTGGGGGTGAGCAGCCCGCAGCTGGATGTGGCGGAGCGGGGCTTCAGTTTTCGCCTGGATGGTCCCTTGGACATGCGGATGAATGCCGCTGGTGAAGGGGAGACTGCGGCTGAGCTGATTGATCGCCTGGAGGAGAACGAGCTCGCGGATCTGATCTATGGCTACGGGGAGGAGCGGCTGTCCCGCCGCATCGCTCGGCGGATCAAAGCCGATCTCAAAGACAAGGGTTCCTATGACGGCACCGCGGCCTTGGCCTACGCCGTGGCCGGTTGCTATCCCCCCAAGGCGCGGCGGGGGCGGATTCATCCCGCCACCCGCACTTTTCAGGCCCTGCGGATTGCCGTGAACGATGAGTTGGGGGTGCTCGATCGCCTGCTCCAGCAAGCCCCTGACTGGCTCGAGCCCGAGGGGCTTCTGGGAATCATCAGCTTCCATTCCTTGGAAGACCGCCGAGTCAAAACCGCCTTTCTGCGCGATGAGCGCTTGCAACGGATCACCCGCAAGCCGGTGGTGGCCACCGAGCAGGAGGAGGAGGCCAATCCCCGCAGCCGCAGTGCCAAGTGGCGCGTGGCCCAGCGTCTGGTGGCTGCTTAG
- a CDS encoding response regulator transcription factor, which produces MSDAPTPTAESAEVAAPAPRLLLVDDEPGLRTAVQAYLEDEGFEVTTAVDGEEGFAKAQQMLPDVVISDVMMPRLDGYGLLQKLRADERLGGTPVIFLTAKGMTADRTQGYLAGVDDYIPKPFDPDELVARVRNVAQRQQRLLQEAARFADTDMGQMAKQITEIRSLLAQAEALPSTEPVVHSFTPREASVLQLVAEGLMNKEIARQLETSIRNVEKYVSRLFNKTGTSSRTELVRYALEHRLVT; this is translated from the coding sequence ATGAGCGACGCGCCCACCCCCACTGCTGAATCCGCCGAGGTCGCGGCGCCCGCTCCGCGTCTGTTGCTGGTGGACGATGAGCCGGGCCTGCGCACGGCGGTGCAGGCCTACCTGGAAGACGAAGGCTTTGAGGTGACCACTGCCGTGGATGGGGAAGAAGGCTTCGCCAAGGCGCAGCAGATGCTGCCGGATGTGGTGATCAGCGACGTGATGATGCCGCGGCTGGATGGCTATGGCCTGCTGCAGAAGCTGCGCGCCGATGAACGGCTCGGAGGCACTCCGGTGATCTTCCTCACCGCCAAGGGGATGACGGCGGACCGCACTCAGGGCTACCTGGCCGGAGTGGACGACTACATCCCCAAGCCCTTCGATCCCGATGAGCTGGTGGCGCGGGTGCGCAACGTGGCCCAGCGCCAGCAACGGCTGTTGCAGGAAGCTGCGCGCTTTGCCGATACTGATATGGGTCAGATGGCCAAGCAGATCACTGAGATCCGCTCGCTGCTGGCCCAGGCCGAAGCGCTGCCTTCCACCGAGCCGGTGGTGCACAGCTTCACGCCGCGGGAGGCGAGTGTGCTCCAGCTGGTGGCGGAAGGATTGATGAATAAGGAGATTGCCCGCCAGTTGGAGACCTCGATCCGCAATGTGGAGAAATACGTGAGCCGGTTGTTCAACAAGACGGGCACCTCCAGCCGCACGGAACTGGTGCGCTACGCCCTGGAGCACCGTCTCGTGACTTGA
- a CDS encoding RNA pseudouridine synthase, whose translation MKPAALNDGWTYHDRVPRAAAGTLVSDWLADRYRHSDAAVWQQRIAAGELDWNGALLCSDRALQGGEALSWRRPPWLEEAIPDQWETIHDDGDLLVINKPSGLPVMPGGGFLRHTLTALLEPTGARPVHRLGRFTSGLQLCARTPQTRALWSEQFRPDGGCRKVYQAWSQRVPGLELGQCLTVSSDVVERPHPLLSWIWGPEPLSDAPIRKRLSAHSELELLERTDEGDRLRVTITTGRPHQIRIHLAQLGSPLLGDPLYLPDREISASATPGDGGYRLHAWRLSGLPHLGDKMFQVNPPSEGDQALRNSIKREK comes from the coding sequence TTGAAGCCGGCAGCGCTCAACGACGGCTGGACCTATCACGATCGTGTGCCGCGGGCCGCTGCCGGCACCTTGGTGAGCGATTGGTTGGCGGATCGCTATCGCCACTCCGATGCCGCAGTGTGGCAGCAGCGGATTGCGGCGGGCGAGCTGGATTGGAATGGAGCGCTGCTCTGCAGTGATCGAGCCTTGCAGGGCGGTGAGGCCCTCTCTTGGCGGCGTCCGCCCTGGCTGGAGGAGGCGATCCCGGATCAATGGGAGACGATCCACGACGACGGCGATCTGTTGGTGATCAACAAGCCCTCCGGCTTGCCGGTAATGCCCGGTGGGGGGTTCCTGCGCCACACGCTCACGGCCCTGCTCGAGCCCACAGGAGCCCGGCCGGTGCACCGCCTGGGGCGCTTCACCTCCGGTCTGCAGCTGTGTGCCCGCACGCCGCAAACGCGTGCCCTCTGGTCAGAGCAGTTCCGCCCCGACGGCGGTTGCCGCAAGGTGTATCAGGCCTGGAGTCAGCGAGTGCCCGGCTTGGAGTTGGGGCAGTGCCTGACGGTGAGCAGTGATGTGGTGGAACGGCCGCATCCGCTCTTGAGTTGGATCTGGGGGCCCGAACCGCTCAGCGATGCGCCGATCCGCAAACGGCTTTCCGCCCACTCCGAGCTGGAGCTGTTGGAGCGCACAGACGAGGGTGATCGCCTGCGGGTGACGATCACCACCGGCCGGCCCCATCAGATCCGCATTCATCTGGCGCAGCTGGGCAGTCCCTTGCTGGGGGATCCGCTGTACCTCCCGGATCGCGAGATTTCAGCAAGCGCAACCCCCGGTGATGGCGGCTATCGGCTGCATGCCTGGCGGCTTTCGGGTCTCCCTCACTTAGGGGACAAAATGTTCCAGGTGAATCCCCCAAGTGAGGGAGATCAGGCTTTGCGGAACTCGATTAAGCGGGAGAAATAG
- a CDS encoding AMP-binding protein — translation MSEFERLEQGLAAGQWVSLSPEAEAAPIAQLPPGPGVVVRSGGSSGGSRCCAQPSLHLDRSAAATAHWLTGIGVDPASTLLLNPLPLAHVSGLMPWWRSRCWGVGHQQLPAGLMKTPTELLAFCQGLPAWGKNPAVLSLVPTQLARLLAHPDGVAFLQQLQVIWIGGAALPAPLAEQARVLQLPLAPCYGSTETAAMVAALPPERFLAGEPGCGDPLMDVELRLATDGALQVRTDRLALGRWWVDQPDRWESLRDADGWWRSGDQAALSPGLQIAGRIDGAIHSGGETVFPEQLEERLMAALQAASLPVNAVLLLGVDDPEWGQRLVALVGSSDAAVLQRLELLTRPWPAAETPRRWLLCPDLAPNALGKWHRQRWREWLERLDAAEA, via the coding sequence ATGAGCGAGTTCGAGCGGCTGGAGCAGGGGCTGGCGGCAGGGCAGTGGGTGTCCCTGTCGCCGGAGGCGGAAGCGGCCCCCATCGCTCAATTGCCGCCGGGGCCAGGGGTGGTGGTGCGCAGTGGTGGCAGCAGTGGCGGCAGCCGTTGCTGCGCCCAGCCGTCGCTGCATTTGGACCGTTCGGCCGCCGCCACCGCCCATTGGTTGACGGGCATTGGCGTTGACCCCGCCTCCACCCTGCTGCTCAATCCACTGCCGCTGGCCCATGTGAGTGGTCTGATGCCCTGGTGGCGCTCCCGCTGCTGGGGCGTGGGGCATCAGCAGCTGCCGGCAGGGTTGATGAAAACCCCCACCGAATTGCTTGCGTTTTGCCAGGGCCTGCCCGCTTGGGGCAAGAACCCTGCAGTGCTGTCCTTGGTGCCCACGCAGCTGGCGCGGCTGCTGGCCCATCCCGATGGGGTGGCCTTTTTGCAGCAGCTGCAGGTGATCTGGATCGGTGGCGCTGCTCTCCCGGCTCCGTTGGCGGAGCAGGCACGTGTGTTGCAGCTGCCGCTGGCTCCTTGTTATGGCTCAACGGAGACGGCGGCGATGGTGGCGGCGCTGCCTCCGGAGCGTTTTTTGGCTGGCGAGCCTGGCTGTGGGGACCCGCTGATGGATGTGGAACTGCGGCTCGCCACGGATGGGGCGCTTCAGGTGCGCACCGATCGCTTGGCCCTGGGCCGTTGGTGGGTGGATCAGCCGGATCGGTGGGAATCGCTCAGGGATGCCGATGGCTGGTGGCGCTCCGGGGATCAGGCCGCGTTGTCCCCTGGTCTCCAGATTGCAGGCCGAATCGATGGCGCCATTCACTCCGGTGGCGAAACCGTGTTCCCCGAGCAGCTGGAGGAGCGCTTGATGGCGGCGCTGCAGGCGGCATCGCTCCCGGTGAACGCCGTGCTTCTCCTTGGTGTGGACGATCCGGAGTGGGGGCAGCGGCTGGTGGCCCTGGTGGGCAGCTCTGACGCTGCGGTGCTGCAGCGCCTTGAGCTGCTGACGCGGCCCTGGCCAGCGGCGGAAACGCCGCGGCGCTGGTTGTTGTGTCCCGACCTGGCCCCCAATGCGCTGGGGAAATGGCATCGCCAGCGCTGGCGGGAGTGGTTAGAGCGGTTGGATGCGGCCGAGGCTTGA
- a CDS encoding cysteine desulfurase family protein produces the protein MAPFWSTDWGNPSSRQHRLGLSASAAVKLARRQLAETLGVNPERLVFTSGATEANNLALLGHARALGKAHLISVATEHHAVLDPLQQLQREGFSVTLLTPGPDGLISPEQLEAAITPETRLVSVMAANNEIGVLQPLEQLGAVCRSHGITLHSDGAQAFGTLPLNPDALGVDLLSLSAHKLYGPKGIGALVLREGIAIEPLQWGGGQESGLRAGTLPTALIVGFAAAARLALQEQDQRNSRLQKLRDQLWEGLQRRLPGVLLNGALQPRLPHNLNISLPGVNGSRLHRALRPHLACSSGSACSNGAPSHVLQAIGRSRAEAEASLRLSLGRDTTATDVDQAIAAISDAVAATKA, from the coding sequence ATGGCACCCTTCTGGAGTACGGACTGGGGCAATCCCTCCAGCCGGCAGCATCGGCTCGGCCTCAGCGCCTCTGCAGCGGTGAAGCTGGCGCGGCGCCAGTTGGCGGAGACCTTGGGGGTGAACCCAGAACGGCTGGTGTTCACCAGTGGCGCCACCGAAGCCAACAACCTGGCGCTGCTGGGCCATGCCCGCGCCCTGGGCAAGGCGCATCTGATCAGCGTGGCCACCGAACACCACGCCGTGCTCGATCCGCTCCAGCAGCTGCAACGGGAGGGGTTCAGCGTCACCCTGCTGACCCCAGGCCCCGATGGACTGATCAGCCCCGAGCAGCTGGAGGCGGCGATCACCCCTGAGACGCGGCTGGTGAGCGTGATGGCAGCCAACAACGAAATCGGCGTGCTTCAGCCGCTCGAGCAGCTGGGAGCTGTCTGCCGCAGCCATGGCATCACCCTGCACAGCGATGGGGCCCAGGCCTTCGGAACCTTGCCACTCAACCCCGATGCCCTGGGGGTTGATCTGCTCAGCCTCAGTGCCCACAAGCTTTACGGACCCAAGGGCATCGGTGCCCTGGTGCTGCGGGAGGGCATCGCGATCGAACCGCTGCAGTGGGGGGGCGGCCAGGAGTCGGGACTCCGGGCCGGCACCCTGCCCACCGCCTTGATCGTGGGCTTTGCCGCCGCCGCCCGCCTGGCTCTGCAGGAGCAAGATCAGCGCAACAGCCGGCTTCAGAAGCTGCGCGATCAGCTCTGGGAGGGCCTGCAGCGGCGCCTCCCGGGGGTGCTGCTCAATGGAGCCCTGCAGCCGCGTCTTCCCCACAACCTCAACATCAGCCTGCCCGGGGTGAACGGCAGCCGCCTGCACCGGGCCCTGCGCCCCCACCTGGCCTGCAGCAGTGGCTCCGCCTGCAGCAACGGCGCCCCATCCCACGTGCTCCAGGCGATCGGCCGCTCGCGCGCTGAAGCCGAAGCCTCGTTGCGGTTGAGCCTGGGGCGCGACACCACAGCCACCGATGTGGATCAGGCCATCGCCGCAATCAGCGACGCCGTTGCTGCCACCAAAGCTTGA
- a CDS encoding NAD(P)H-quinone oxidoreductase subunit H — MTQLETRTEPMVVNFGPHHPSMHGVLRLVVTLDGEDVVDCEPVIGYLHRGMEKIAENRTNVMFVPYVSRMDYAAGMFYEAIVVNAPEKLANIPVPKRASYIRVLMLELNRIANHLLWLGPFLADVGAQTPFFYIFREREMIYDLWEAATGQRLINNNYFRIGGVAADLPWGWLEKCRDFCDWFGPKIDEYEKLITNNPIFRRRIEGLGTIEKEDAINWSLSGPMLRASGVPWDLRKVDHYECYDDFDWQVAWEKEGDCYARYRVRIEEMRQSLKILRQACDMIPGGPTENLEAKRLNEGKGSDAAGFDFQYVAKKVAPTFKIPNGELYTRLESGKGEIGVFIQGNNDVTPWRFKIRAADSNNLQILPHILKGHKVADIMAILGSIDVIMGSVDR; from the coding sequence ATGACGCAGCTGGAAACGCGCACGGAGCCCATGGTGGTGAACTTCGGGCCCCACCACCCCTCCATGCACGGGGTGCTGCGGCTCGTGGTCACCCTCGATGGAGAGGACGTGGTCGACTGCGAACCGGTGATCGGTTACCTCCATCGCGGCATGGAAAAGATCGCCGAGAACCGCACGAACGTGATGTTCGTGCCCTACGTGAGCCGCATGGACTACGCGGCGGGGATGTTCTACGAGGCGATCGTGGTGAACGCCCCGGAAAAACTGGCGAATATCCCAGTGCCCAAGCGGGCGAGCTACATCCGGGTGCTGATGCTGGAACTCAACCGCATCGCCAATCACCTGCTCTGGCTTGGACCCTTCCTTGCTGACGTGGGTGCCCAGACCCCGTTCTTCTACATCTTCCGCGAGCGGGAGATGATCTACGACCTCTGGGAAGCCGCCACCGGCCAGCGGCTGATCAACAACAACTATTTCCGCATCGGCGGCGTCGCCGCGGACCTGCCCTGGGGCTGGCTTGAAAAGTGCCGCGATTTCTGCGACTGGTTCGGCCCCAAGATCGATGAATACGAAAAGCTGATCACCAACAACCCGATTTTCCGGCGCCGGATTGAAGGCCTGGGAACGATCGAGAAGGAAGACGCCATCAACTGGAGCCTCTCCGGTCCGATGCTGCGCGCTTCCGGTGTGCCCTGGGATCTGCGCAAAGTGGATCACTACGAGTGCTACGACGATTTCGACTGGCAGGTGGCCTGGGAGAAGGAAGGCGACTGCTACGCCCGCTACCGCGTGCGCATCGAAGAAATGCGCCAGTCGCTCAAGATCCTGCGCCAGGCCTGCGACATGATCCCAGGCGGCCCCACCGAAAACCTCGAGGCCAAGCGACTCAACGAAGGCAAGGGCAGCGACGCCGCCGGTTTCGACTTCCAGTACGTAGCCAAGAAGGTGGCGCCCACCTTCAAGATCCCCAACGGCGAGCTGTACACCCGGCTGGAGTCGGGCAAGGGCGAGATCGGCGTGTTCATCCAGGGCAACAACGACGTCACCCCCTGGCGATTCAAGATCCGCGCTGCTGACAGCAACAACTTGCAGATCCTTCCCCACATCCTCAAGGGACACAAGGTTGCCGACATCATGGCCATCCTCGGTTCCATCGACGTGATCATGGGATCGGTGGATCGCTGA
- a CDS encoding thioesterase family protein: MTSAPWLELSRTVRFSDTDAAGVMHFQQLLGWCHQAWEESLERFGLTAGSVFPGGRGEQPSVALPIVHCHADYRAPVQVGDKLLIRLKPERLDPSSFVVNSRVLLDEQLVASGCLRHVAIDASTRRRCALPDGVDRWLEASSLGRIQPL; encoded by the coding sequence ATGACCTCTGCCCCCTGGCTGGAGCTGAGCCGAACCGTGCGCTTCAGCGACACCGACGCCGCCGGCGTGATGCACTTTCAGCAGCTGCTGGGCTGGTGCCACCAGGCCTGGGAGGAAAGCCTGGAACGCTTTGGCTTAACAGCGGGATCGGTTTTTCCCGGCGGCCGCGGAGAGCAACCGAGCGTGGCGTTGCCGATCGTGCACTGCCATGCCGATTACCGCGCCCCGGTGCAGGTGGGCGACAAGCTGCTGATCCGCCTGAAACCGGAACGGCTCGATCCCAGCAGTTTTGTGGTGAACAGCCGGGTGCTGCTGGACGAGCAGCTGGTGGCCTCAGGCTGCCTGCGCCATGTGGCCATCGACGCCAGCACCCGGCGCCGTTGTGCCCTGCCCGATGGGGTGGACCGTTGGCTGGAAGCATCAAGCCTCGGCCGCATCCAACCGCTCTAA
- the menC gene encoding o-succinylbenzoate synthase — MTLRLQRRRFRFALLQPLRTASGELRERCGWLLRLDDEHGAVGWGEVAPLQPHQFTACEHALAALPDVLSQAQLESVLRETPGPVGFGVGAALAELQGVVGVASPQGWLKAPAPALLLPAGEAMLLALEAAAASMGGLERCTFKWKVATLPDALERQLLEQLLQRLPPTARLRLDANGGWDRSTAEAWMQRLRDDPRLDWLEQPLPVEDQAGLDQLAALGPVALDESLDQHPELRRSWSGWQVRRPALEGDPRMLLQELQEGLPQRMLSTAFETGIGRRWLEHLAGLQAQGPTPAAPGLAPGWTPTGPMFSNDPEQVWAAAA; from the coding sequence ATGACGCTCCGGTTGCAGCGTCGCCGCTTTCGCTTTGCCCTGCTGCAGCCCCTGCGCACGGCATCCGGCGAGCTGCGGGAGCGCTGTGGCTGGTTGCTGCGGCTTGATGACGAACATGGGGCCGTGGGCTGGGGCGAAGTGGCTCCGCTTCAGCCGCATCAGTTCACGGCCTGTGAGCACGCCCTCGCCGCGCTGCCGGACGTGCTTTCTCAGGCTCAGCTGGAGAGTGTGTTGCGGGAAACCCCGGGGCCGGTGGGTTTTGGCGTTGGTGCGGCACTGGCGGAGCTGCAGGGTGTGGTGGGCGTTGCTTCGCCCCAGGGCTGGCTGAAGGCTCCTGCCCCGGCGCTGTTGCTGCCGGCTGGCGAGGCGATGCTTTTGGCCCTGGAGGCTGCTGCGGCATCGATGGGTGGCCTGGAGCGCTGCACCTTCAAGTGGAAGGTGGCCACGCTGCCGGATGCTCTGGAGCGTCAGCTGCTCGAGCAGCTGCTCCAGCGGCTGCCGCCCACGGCCCGGTTGCGTCTGGATGCCAATGGCGGCTGGGATCGCAGCACGGCTGAGGCCTGGATGCAGCGGTTGCGCGATGACCCGCGCCTGGACTGGTTGGAGCAACCGCTGCCGGTGGAGGATCAAGCCGGCCTGGATCAGTTGGCAGCGCTGGGGCCGGTGGCCCTCGATGAATCCCTCGACCAGCACCCCGAGCTGCGCCGCAGCTGGAGCGGCTGGCAGGTGCGGCGGCCTGCGCTGGAGGGTGATCCCCGCATGTTGTTGCAGGAGCTGCAGGAGGGACTGCCCCAACGGATGCTGAGCACGGCGTTTGAAACCGGCATCGGTCGGCGCTGGCTGGAGCATCTGGCCGGGCTTCAGGCCCAGGGGCCCACGCCGGCGGCACCGGGCCTGGCCCCCGGCTGGACGCCAACGGGGCCGATGTTCTCCAACGATCCAGAGCAGGTCTGGGCCGCGGCGGCATGA